The Horticoccus luteus DNA window CTCTGCGGCGCGTGGGCGACGCCACGTTGCTGGCAACGACCGTGGCTTTTTCGCCGGCCGACGGCGCCGATGTCGTGGCCGCGGCGAAGGCGCGCGTGGACGCCGCGCTGGCGGCGGGCTACGCGGCGGAGCATGCGCGTCACGCGCAGTGGTGGGGGAAATTTTGGTCGGCGTCGGCCGTCAATCTGCCGGACGAGGAGGTGATGCGGCATTACTATTTGGTGGAGTATTTTTATGGTGCGGCATCGCGCGATCACGCGCCGCCGATGCCGTTGCAAGGGGTGTGGACGGCGGACGCCGGCGAGTTGCCGCCGTGGAAAGGCGATTACCATCACGATCTCAACACCGAGATGACCTACATGGGTTATCAGGCGGCGGGGCATTTCGAGGAAGGGCGCGCGTTTCTCGACTGGATGCACGGTTTGCTGCCGGCCTTGCGCCGTTTCGCGCACGATTTCTACGGGCAAAAGGGGGCGGCGGTGCCAGCGGTCATGTCGTTGGCCGGCGCGCCGCTCGGTGGGTGGGCGCAATATAGTTTGTCGCCGGTGCATGGGGCCTGGGCCGGGCATTTGTTCTACCTGCACTGGCGCTACACGGGCGACGAAGCGTATCTGCGTGAAGTGGCGTATCCGTGGTGCCGCGAAGTGGGAGAGTGCCTGCGCGGCCTGTTGCACGAAAATGCGGAGGGCGTCCTCGTGCTGCCGGTATCGGCTTCGCCAGAAGCGTTCAACAACAGCCAGCGCGCCTGGCTGACACCGAATTCCAATTACGACATCATGTGCTTGCGCATGCTCTTTCTGGGGAACGCGGAGATGGCCGCGGAACTGGGGGATGCGGTGGCGGCGCAGGAGTGGCGCACCGCGAGCGCGAAGCTCGGGCCGTATCACGTCACGAAGGAGAACGTCCTGATGTTGTCGGCCGACGAGGAGCTGGTCTTCAGTCACCGTCATTTCGCGACGCTGATGGGGATTTATCCGTTCAATCTGATGAACGTGGAGGGCAGTGGTACCGAGCGGGCGGCGATCGCGGCGACGATTCCAGACATCGATCGGCTCGGAGTCGTGGAATGGTGCGGCTATAGCTACACGTGGATGGCGGCGTTGCGGGCGCGCATCGGGGAGCCTGAGGCGGCGCTGTGGCACTTGAAGGCCTACCTGCGGGCGTTCATCCTGCGGAATGGATTTCACGCGAACGGCGACCAGACCAAATCCGGGTTTTCGTCGTTCGATTATCGGCCGTTTACTTTGGAGGGAAACTTCCTCGCGTGCGCGACGGTGCACGAGATGTTGCTGCAAAGTTGGAACGCGACTCCGGGCACGGGCGCGTGGGGGCCGCTGCGGATCTTCCCCGCGATGCCGTGGCGCTGGCACGAAGCGAGTTTCACGGACCTCGTCGCGGAAGGCGGTCACCGCGTTTCCGCCCGGCGGGAGAACAATGCCACGACGTGGTTGCGCATTGTGACCGGTCGCACGGGCGAGCTGACGGTGCGGGATAATTTTGCGGGCCGCATCCCGACGTGGACGAAGATCGAACCGGAGCGAAAAGACGGCGCCGATTTCGTGTTCGCCGTGAAGGCAGGCGACGTAATCGAGGCCATACTGTCAAAGCCGGCTGCCATACCCGCCGCGCCCGTTGACGCGTTTCTCGACGGCGTGGCGCAACCGCCGAAGCACTTTGGTGTGAAGATGGTTTATTGACGCGGGTGGGGAAATCGCGGCGACGCCCGATGCGGGCGCGGCGTCTGGCGCACCGAAAACAAGAAACGCTATCCGTTTGTGGATAGCGTTTTGCGCGGATGGTGGACCCTACTGGACTCGAACCAGCGACCTTTTCCATGTCAAGGAAACGCTCTAACCAACTGAGCTAAGGGTCCAAAAAATCGAGTCGTGAACTAAGCACGACGCGCGGCGGGCTGCGCAAGGAAAATGTTCGGCGGCCGACGCTGCACAATCGGCTTTGACGCCAGCGCCGCGCCGCCTCTTCTAGGCGCATCGCCCATGTTGCAGTCGCTCCGCATCCGTAATCTCGCCCTGTTGGAAGAAGTCGCGCTCGAATTCGAGGCGGGGTTCACGGCCGTGACCGGCGAGACCGGCGCGGGCAAAAGCATCCTCCTCGGGGCGATGAGCCTGCTCGCCGGAGAACGTGCGGACAAGACGATCATCCGCCAGGGCGCCGCGGCGTGCGAGGTGGAGGCAGCGTTGTTTTTCGAGGATGCGCGCGCGATCAACGCGGTGCTGGCGGAACTCGAATTGCCGGCCGCGGAAGACGGCGTGGTGATTTTGAAACGCAGCGTGCCGCGCGAGAAGGCGCCGCGGCTGAGCGTCAATGGGAGCCTCGCCACGCTCGCGGCATTGCAACGGCTGGGCGAGCACTGGATCGATTTTCATGGGCCGAGTGAGCCGCGTCGGCTGCTGAAGGAAAGCTGCCAGCTCGAGCTGCTGGATCTTTTCGGGCGCACCGGCGACGCACTCGCGAGCTATCGCACGCGTTACGAGGCGTGGCGCGCGCTCGTCGCGGATCGGGCGCGACTCGCGAACGAGACGAAACTCTCCGACGACCAGATCGATTTTCTCCAACGGCAGTTGGCGAAGATCGATGAGCTCGAATTGACGGACGAAGCGATCGAGGCGCTCGAACGCGATTTTCACCGACTGAGCCGGGCGCAGGAAATCACGACGTTGGCGGAGGGGTTGTCCGCCGGACTCACCGGCGACGACGGCGTGCAATTGCGGGTGGGGCAATTGTTGCGCGAGGCGCGGCAGTTGGAAAATCTCGACCCGGCGAGCCGCGCGCTGGCGGAGCGTCTGTCCGCTGCGGCGGTGGAGTTGAACGATCTCGGCGCCGAGTTCGCCGGGCTGACGGAGCAGTTGCAGTTCGATGCGGAGCAGGCGGAGCAGTTGCAGTCGCGAATGAACACGTGGCTCGAATTGAAGCGCAAACACGGTGGCGACGTGAGCGCCGTGAGCGCGGCGCGCGATGACATGCGGCGGCGGCTGGAATCGCAGGGGGATCTGGAGGGCACGCTGGCGCGGCTCGAAAAGCAGATGGTCGACGCGGAGCGGGCGGCGCGGAAAGAAGCGTCGGCGTTGCGGGCGATGCGCGAGAAGGCGGCGCGCGAGCTGGCGAAGCTCGCCGGCAGGAGCATCGCGCAACTTGGCTTTAAGAAGGCGGACTTCCTCGTGAAGATCGGGGCGCAAGGGGAGCTCGGGCCGGCGGGCGACAGCACGGTGGAGTTTCTCTTTTCGCCGAACGTCGGCGAGGCGCCGCTGCCCTTGAGCCGCATCGCATCGAGTGGCGAGCTCGCGCGGGTGATGCTGGCGTTGAAGACGGTGCTGGCGGATCTGGATGGCGTGCCGGTGCTGGTGTTCGACGAAGTCGATGCCAACGTGGGCGGCGAGATTGGACGCGTGGTGGGCGAGCAGATGGCAGGCATCGCGCGTCATCACCAGGTGTTTTGCGTGACGCATCTGCCGCAAGTCGCGGCGCAGGCGACGAGTCATCTGGTGGTGACGAAGGACCAGTCGAAGGAGCGGGCGGTGGTGGAGATTGCGCCGATCCAGCAAAGTCGGAAGGCGCGAGTGAGCGAACTCGCGCGGATGCTCGGCGACCGCAATGCGAAGAGCGCGCTCGCGCACGCGGAGGAGTTGCTCGCCTGAGGCGCGGACGCTCCGCCCGCCGGCCGCGAGGCGGAGGAGCGCGTTTCGTCGCGACGGATCTCAGGCGCGGCGGCGGCGGCGCCAAAACGTAGCGCCGAGCACAGCCGCACCAGCGAGCATGGCTGTGGTGGCCGGCTCGGGGATAGCGGTCGTGCGGAGCTGGTAGGCGTTAATCATCGTGGCGTTGGAACCGGATCCGGTGCCCGTGGCGAAGATATCCTGCGTCGTGCCATCGGCGGTGAACGTGCCCGTGACCCACTGACCCAAGCCACCATACCCCGAGCCGGTGTTTTGTTCGAGCGTCGTGCCGTTGGCTGCGCTGAACGTCGTGTCGCGGTTCACGCCATAGCTACGCGGGTCGTTGCTCCAGAATTGCACGTAATAAGTCTGGCCAGGCGTGAGGCCGCCGATGGTGACGGCGACCTGTGTGCCACTAAAACTGTCGTTCCACAGCGCGCTGCCGAGGAGCGTTTGATATTCCGCACTCAACAACGAATAAGGCGAGGAGCCGACGCCGAACGGATCGCCGCTGTAGAGCGTGGCGCCCGAAAACGTGAGGCTGCCTGCACCCGTGCCGACGGCCCACGTCGTGCTGCCGTAGTTGGGGTTCAGCGCGTTTTCAAATGTGACTCCATTGACGGTGGTGGTGCCGCCATCGACGCCGAGGTTGAACGCTGCCACGAGACTACCGGTCGTGAGCACATCGGTGTCACCGGCGAGCGTCGTGGGCGTGTCCCAGATTACCGCGGCGGCGGAGGCTAGGGGCGTCAGCGGACCGAAGGCGACCAGCGCCGCGAGAACAAGAGACGAGGGAAGGGGAAGGAAGCGGGAACAGTTCGACATAAGAGGGTGGCAGGAACGGGGCTTCGCGGGACGCGGGCCGGGGAACAGTCGCGAAGAAATTAATGCCCGCCGTGGAATCAAGTTGAAGGAGCTAGTGAGTGCTAGTGGGAAATTTTTAGCACAAAATTGACAGCTTTCCGGCAAGAGCACCTGGCTTGGCCGCGGCGGACGGAGTCGATGCGGATTTGCTCTGTCGGCCTCCGCATGTTTCACGGCGCGGCCGGCGTTGGCCCGGTTTTGAAGGATGAAAGCGTTACCCGGTTTGCGAGGCATCGAGGAGCGGCGGGTTTACTCCCAGCCGATCTGGCGGCCTTTGTTTTGCTCCTGGAGCCACTTCATCAAGGGAGCGTAGTAATCCAGCATCGCGCGGGTGGAGAATTTTTCGCCGGTCGCTTCTTCGAGGACCTGCCGCCAGTCTTCGGTCGCGCCTTTTTCCATGATGGATTTCATGAAGTCGCCGACCGCTTTGTTATTGGCGTAATTGCACGACTGCGGCGGCTGGTGGAGAATCTTGCGCGCGATATAGTCGTGGAGCTGGTATTTGAAGACCTGCGCGAAGGCGTAGTTGTGGTAGTAGGCGGGCGTGTCGTCGATGTGGGTTTTGGTCGCGGCATCGCAGTATTCCTCGCCACGCGGGGCGGGCGGCTCGATGCCTTGAAAGTCGCGCACGTATTGCCACCAGCGTTTGTTCCACTCGGAGGCGGGAAGATGATGCGCGTAGATGTCGGCCTCCCAATGCGTCATCACGCCGGACGACCAGTAGATGAAGACGACGCCGGGCGAGAGCGCGTCGTTGAGGAGGAAGGCGGTTTGATCAACGTGGTAGTCGGCGGGCAGGAGGCCTATGGATTTGAGGTAGGGCGCCTGATTCGAGGCGAGGGCGCCGAGTTCGCCGAAGCCTTCGTGGAAACCGGGATTGGCGCCGTCGCGCAGCAGCATCGGGACCTCGGGCCGTGTGTAACTCATGAAGTAGAAGGCGTGGCCAAGTTCGTGGTGCGCGGTGGAGAACCAATAGGGATTGGCCTCGATCGACTGGAGGGAGCGGATGTCGTGGGCGAGGTCGATGTGCCAGCAGGAGGCGTGGGTGTTTTTCTTGCGCGGATCGCCCGCGGGCACGGGGTAGAGATCGGACTTCGTCCAGAACGAGGCGGGCAAAGGGGCGAAACCCATGCCGGTGTAAAATTGTTCGGCGGACTTGATGACGAACTCGGGTGTGCGGCCGTCGAAAAATTTCGTGAGATCGGCGCCTTCGGACAGGCCGTCCCACTCCTGTGACCAGCGGTTGTTGATCCAGTGCGCGGGAATGAGCTTGGGCACGGGCTGGTGGTATTTTTCGGCGAGCTTGTATTTCACCCACGTGTGGAGCTGCAGGTAGAGCGGCCGGAGGACGCGCATGAACTCGTCGTTAAGCTGCAGCATCTGGTCGGCGGTCATGCCATATTTCGCGACCTGGAGAGAAAAGTAATCCGGGTAACCCATCTCCTCGGCGACGCCGTTGCGCAGGTCGCGAAGCTTGATGAGGCCGGCCTTGAGCGCGACGCCGGACTCCTTGGAGGCCTCCCAAACGGCTTGGCGTTCGGCGAGGTCGGTGGAGGATTCCAGGAGATTGTCGATGTCGTTTGCGGTGACGACCTTCCCGTGGAGTTTGAATTCGAAACTGTTGAGGATGGAGGCCTGCTTCGTTTCGGCGGCGATGCGCGCATCGACGAGAGCGGGATTGGTCATCGGGCCTTCGGCGGCGTTGAGGAGGACGCGCTGGAGTTCGCGGACGGTGAGGTCGTTGAGCTCGGCGCGATGGGCGAGGAGGTCTTTCGCCTCACGGATGAGGGCGGGGTTGCCGTTGAAGGCGGCGAAGGCTTTGCCGGCGGTCTCGGAGGCGGCGTCGTGGGCGGGCGTGACGTCGGTCGCAGCAGCCCATTGGGCTTCGCTGGTGACGGTGACGAGCGCCTGGTAGGAGGCGTTGACGAGCGCGAGGAAGTGGTCGGCGCGCGCTTGCGTGGGGTTGACAACGGCGGCGGCGGAGGCCCCGCGACTGGCGGCGCTGAGAGCGGCGAGAGCCAGCGCGCAGCGGACGATGAGGTTTCGCATGACGCGCGAGGCTGGCAAATGCAGGCGAGGCGACAATCGCAAAGCGGGTTGGGGATGGCAGGCGTTGACCGCGGCGGGCGAGTTGGAGGAGTCGGAAGCGATGACGCCGGATGAGATGTCGCGGCGGGCGAGGCGAGCGATGCGGAAGGCGTGCGCGGTGGAGGTGCCGACGGAGCAGCTCGAACGCTGGGCGCGACGAATTCTGGAGGTCAACGGCGAGCTGCTGCCGCGCGGCGGAGCGCGCGGCCCACCTCGGGGCCGCATTGGTTTACGATTCGAGCGGCCGACGAAGCGCCCCGGTAGGCAACAAGCGGGGGCGCCGAAAAGCAGGTTGCGCGGGCCGTTGACAGCGGGCGGAGATTTGCGCCTAGCTGGACGTTTACGCCCATGACCGACAAGCGTCTGCCGTTCACCAAGGACCAACTCGAAGCGATCGCCGCCAAAGTGCCGACGCCGTTTCACGTCTATGACGAAGGGGCGATGCGCAAAAATGCGCGGGCGTTTTACGAGGCGTTTTCGTGGGTGCCGGGCGGGTTTGTGAACTATTACGCGGTGAAGGCGCTGCCGAATCCCTATGTGCTGGAGGTGTTGAAGGAGGAAGGGCTGGGCGGCGATTGCTCGTCCTATGCGGAGCTCGTGATGTGCGAAGCGGTAGGGATCACGGGTGAGAAAATCGTGTTCACGTCGAACGACACGCCGGCCGAGGATTATCAAAAAGCGGCGGAGCTCGGCGCGATCATCAATCTCGACGACATCAGCCACATCGCGTTTTTGGAAAAGACGCTGGGCGGGAAGCTGCCGGAGATGCTGTGTTTCCGCTACAACCCGGGACCGTTGAAGGAAGGGAACGCGATCATCGGCAAGCCAGAGGAAGCGAAGTATGGGTTTACGAGGGAGCAGCTTTTCGAGGGCTATCGCCTGCTGCGAGACAAGGGCGTGAAGCGGTTCGGGCTGCACACGATGGTGGCGTCGAACGAGCTCAATGCCGACTATTTCGTGGAGACGGCGCAGATGTTGTTTGACCTCGTGGTGGAGCTGAACCGCGCGCTCGGGATTCGTTTCGAGTTTCTCAACCTCGGTGGCGGCATCGGCATTCCGTATCGGCCGGAGCAGACGGCGGTGGATCTCGCCGCGGTCGGCCAACGCATCAAGGCCGCTTACGAAAAGACGATCGTGGCGAACGGCCTGGGGCCGATCCGCATCGCGATGGAGTGCGGTCGCATGATCACCGGACCGTATGGCTATCTCGTGTCGCGCGTGCTGCACAAAAAGGCGATTTACAAAAACTATCTCGGGCTTGATGCGTGCATGGCGAATCTCATGCGTCCGGGCATGTATGGTTCGTATCACCATATTACGGTGCCGGGGAAGGAGAGCGCGCCGAAGAAGGTTTACGACGTCACCGGTTCGCTCTGCGAAAACAACGACAAGTTTGCCATCGATCGCGAAATCGCGGACGCGGCGATCGGCGATCTGGTCGTGATTCACGACACGGGCGCGCACGGGCACGCGATGGGTTTTAATTACAACGGCAAGCTGCGTTCCGCCGAGGTGCTCTGGCAGGGGGACGGGAAATTCAAAGTCATCCGCCGGGCGGAGACGTTGAACGATCTTTTCGGGACGCTGGATTATCCGGGATTGCGGCGCTGAGCGCGGGGGGCGGGGCGAGTGGACGGGCGATGCGTGGAGGTTGGCGCGGCGCGTGAGCGGGGTGAGGGCACCCCGCCTACATGAAGACAATCGGGCGGGGTTGGACTAGCGGAGGGGAAGGCTAGTTCTGTCCGCGCCGAGGAGCACGACGACGTCGGCGCGGCGGGCGGCGGGGGTGACGTCGAGGCGGGTGAGTTGGCCGTCCTTCAGCTCGCCGTCGATAATCGTGTTGCGGTTGGCGTGGAGGCGGAAGCGGACGTTCCAGCGGTCGGCGGGCCACGCCGGAAAGAGATAGATTTTATCGGCGACGCATTGCAGGAGCATCGTTTGCAGAGCGAGCTCGGTGACGCTCCCGTGGTCCATGTCGGGCAGCCAGTCGAAGTTGGGGCCGAAGAATCCGGGAAAACGCGCGGCGGAGGTTTGGGTCGCGTTTTTGATGACGTCGTCGGTCGCGATGTCGGTCAGCCCGAGGAGCGCGGCTTGGATGGCGTCCTGCCGCCAGCCTCCGGTGTCGGCCACCGTGCGACGGGCGAAGGTCTCGCGGGCGGTCGCGAGCGCGGGGCGGCCGGTGCCGTAGAGGTGAAAGGGAAACACCGGATAAAGTTCGGCGTTTTCGGAATTGCGCGGCACGGCCTCATGAACGGCGGCGGGCAGAATGTGAGGTCGCCCATCCGCGAGACCAATGGGCAGCGGGGGGACGGCGGCGAGAAGTTCGCTCCACGCGCGGCGGTCGGCGGGGTCGATGGACGGGGCGGGCAGCGCGAGCAAATCGCCGAGGACGCTGCGCAGGCCGGCGATGTCGGGCGTAGGATTATCGCAGTCCCACCAGGTTTCGAGGGCTTGGGCGGGCGCGAGATGGAGGTGGCCTTCGGCGTCGCGCGGGTAGTGGGCGGCGAAGAATCCGAGCACGGGTCGCGCGAGCGGCAGGATGGAATCGTGCAGGAAGGCGGCGTCGCCCGTGTTTGCGTAGGTTGCGAGCAGGAGCGCGAGGAGTTCGAGGCCGCCGTTGTAGTGATGACCAATATAGCGGTTCGTGAGTTGGCCGACGGGGAGGTCGGGCGGGCGCTGCCAGCCGTAGTTGTCGTTCAAGTGCGAGCCCCAGAAGTAGAGTGTTTCGGGGAAGAACGCGCCGTCGTGGTTGAACCAGCGGCGGGTGCGAAATTCCGCGAGCGGGAGGGCGTCGAGATACATTTTGACCAGCGGTCGGAGAAAGTCGGTGTCGCCGGCGGCGAGGAGCGTCCAGTAGGGCAGGCGGGTGTTTTGGAACCAATAGGCCCCGCCCCAGCGGCGGTAGTCGGCATCGAAAGGCGCGTTGGACAAATTCCAGTCGGCGGTAAAAAGACTGCCGTTAAATTTGATCGGATAGGCGCCGCGACCGGCGCAGGCGATGAGGTAACGTTGACGGACGTAAGCGGCGGAGACGGCGGCGGCATCGCTTGCGGGTGCGGGGTGACGGGCGGTGACGACGACGTGACTGCGGGACCAGAATTCGCGCCAGTCGTCGGTATGCGCGCGCCAGGCGTCGGCGAGCGCGGTGGTTCGGACGGCGGCGGCTTGCGTGCGAAGAGCGGTGACCCATGACGCAGCGTCGGGCGTTTGCGCGGTGAGAACGTCGACGGTGAGGGCGGCGTGCTTGGCGGGCGCGGCCGAGCGCAGGGTGCGCGGGTCGGGGCGTTGAAAACCCTCGCCGGAGAGCAGGCCGCCGAACGTGCGGTGCAGGAGCGGATCGCGGGAGAGGTTTCTAAAATCGCCGAGACCCTGATGATCGAGCGTGGGAGCCCAGATGGAGGAGTCGTTGCGATGATACCAGAGGACGCCGGCCTCGGGCGCGTCGACCACGGTGTCGGCGGCGGCGAGAAGTGGGGCGGGAGAACCGGTGAAGCCGTAGGCGCTGACTTTTTCGCCGCCGAGTAGTTCGCGAGGGGCGGTGCGCCACGGGTCGAGCGAGGCGGTGACGGCGATGGGTTGTGAGGCGTCTACTTCGACGACGAAACGCGGGTGGTGCGCATCAGCCCAGAGGCGGATGTTGACCTCGCGGTCGCCGGCGGTGGCGCTGACGCGGACGGAGGCGGTGGCGAGATCGAGGGTGGTTTCAAAGTGTGCGGCGGCGGACGCGGGCAGCGCGGGCGTGAGTCTAACGCGCAGGCGACCGAGTTTGATGAGTCGGGAGAGGTGATCCCAGGCGTCGGACTTCGAGAGGTAAAACACGACATCGCCTGAGGGCTCGACCCAGACGTTGGCGGCGAGATCGCCGTTGCCGAGGGGGAGTGAGCCGGCGGACGTCGGACTGGGTGTTTCCCACGTAATGTTGCCGAGGGCGGGCGAGGCGGGGGCAGGCGAAGAACTGGCGGGCAGGGCGGGGCTGATGAAACACAGCGCGAAGAAGCCACAGAGTCCGACGAAGGGGCGACGCATGCGCGAGAGTGTGCGGCGGCGGAGCGTGGCGAACAACGGCAAAGCGCAGCGGACGGTGGACGGTGTGGCGGGGGGTGAGAGCGGAGCGGGAGCGCGCGATCGGGCGGCCGAATCGACGGTGGCGAGGCCCGGCAAAGGCGTCGGGCCCCGGTCGCAAATTGACGCAGCGCGAGGTTGCGCCGGGCAGGGAGAGTCGCTCACGTCACGGCGCATGCGCGTTACTCCTATCAACAGCGCCGAGGCGGTGTTCGAAGCGTTTTTCGATGAGCAACTCAGTGAGTTGTCGCGATGGACCGCCGACGTGCCGGGGGTGAGCGGCTTCAAGCTGACGCAGAGCTGGGCGTTCGTGATCGTCAATTGGGAGCGACCGGCGGCGGACGGGCTGGTGCTGCGGTTGCACCGGCGGTTCGCTCCCGAGCTGGACTGCACGGCGTATGACCGACTCCTGGTGGCGATCAATTTGCCGGAAGACAGCGTTATCACGCTCGCCGCGGAGACGGACGCGGGGCCGCGGCGGCGGGTGGGGACGCCCTGTGGCGCGACGAGGCACGAGGAGTGGCTGGCGTTGGACGGGGCGAGGCGGATCCACGCGCTCACGGTGGAGGTGCGTTCCCCGCGCGCGGCGGCGGGGTCGGCGTGGCTGCTGTGGTTTGGGTTGCAGCACACGGAGCGGCTGACGTTTCACCTCGCGCAGTGGGAAGGGTATGACGAAACGTGGGAAAAATATCTCCAGCCGGCGGAATTTGAACCGACGTTTCAGCCGGCCTACGGGTTGCTGATCGACGCGGAGGAGCTCGACGCGGTGCGGCGGGAGTTTGCGGATTCGGCGGTGACGCGCGAACTGCGGGCGGTGGGAGAAATCGCCCGCGCCGTGCAGCCGGAGAGCATGATCGCGGAGACGATGAATTTTTGGAATTACAACGGCTTCCGGCGCGAGCGGCAGATGGGGTGGATGCTCACGTGGCACGGGGCGTTCGCGGCGCAGGCGAGTGTGATGTGGCGGGACAAGGATCTGGGGCGGAGAGCGGCGCGGTTTGCGCTGAGCATGGCGCATTGCACGTATTGGGAGGACTCGTTTTTCGCGCAGTTGCGCGGGAGCACGTGGGAGCAGCGCGGGTTCGTGCAGGCGACGGCGACGTGGGATTGCGCGGTGATTCTGGATTTGTGCGGCGAGTGGTTTACGCCGCTGGGGCGCGAACTGATTTTGCGCCGGATCGCGACGGAGGCGCACGGCGCGATGAGCCAGGCCTCCTGGTGGTGGGAATACATGTATCACACCAACCAGATCGCGTGGATCACGCCGGCGCGGTTGTATGGTTTGCTGGTGTTGGAGCAGACGATGCCGGCGCGGGGCGAAGGTTTTCCGAAGCCGGCGGCGTCGCGCGTGGCGCCGCACACCGACATCGCGTGGGCGAATCTGCAGGAGAATTTGGAGCACGCGCTGCTGCCCGACGGCGGCTACGTGGAAGGCTCGACGTATTTCACCTGGGTGGCGCGGCAGGCGGTGGTGTCGGCCCTGCTTTATGGTCGCGGTCGCGGAAGGAATGCCCGTGAGCTCGTGCCGCCGGCGCTGCTGCGCACGGAACGGCTCGCGGAGATGCTGCTCTCGACGGACGACGGACAGGACATGTTACTGACGGGGGATGCGATGTTCGCGTTTGGCGAGGCGTTGACGTTTCTCGCGTGGCTCATGCCGCGGTCGCATTGGGTGACGATTTATCGCAAATCCCGCCGGCGTTCGGGAGTGGCACCGTTGTTGATGGCGCTGCGGCTGGATCGAGAGATTCCGGCAGAGGGGCCGGAGCTGGCGCCGTTTCTGGAGATGAAGGACACGGGCATGATGGCGTCGGTGCGACGGCTGGAGGGGGAGTTGGTGAAGCTCTTCATCCTCGGCAACAAAGCGGGCGGCGACCATCAGCATGAGGACAAAGGGAGCTTTGTGCTGGAGTGCGCCGGGGATAGTTTCGCGTTTGATTTCGGGGTGATGGATTACGCGAATCCGGTGACGGAATTGATGAAGCAGGCGCAGCGGCACAACATGCTGACGCCGTGGAGCGAGGACGTGAGACCGAAGCCGGCGAATCCCATTTCTGCGGACGTGAAGCCACAGGGCGGCGGCGATGCGACGGCCTTTCATGCCACGATCGATGCGACGCCGGGCTGGGAGGAATGGTTCACGAAGTGGCAACGCACATGGGATTCACCGACGCCCGACGAGCTGGTGATCACGGACGAGTGGACGGTGGCGAAGGGCGAGGGCGTGGTTTTCCATTGGACGACGCGATTGCCGATGGCGCTGGACGGGCGGAGAGTAACGATCGAAGGGCGGCGCGCGGTGGCGGAACTAACGCTTCCGGACGACGTGGAGGCGGTGGTTGAAGAACTCCCGCTGCTCGATCCGCGGCGGCAGGCGACGGACGATCAACGACGGGAGATGCAGCAGTTCGGGTGGCAACACGCGAGGACGCAACCACGGTTGACGGTCCGGCAGCGCGGGCGAAGCGGCGTGTTGCGCATCGCCGTAAAACTCCGTCTGCGGGCAGTCACCTGAAGGAGTCGATGCGCGGCCCCCGCCAACTCCGCGCACAAAAAGGCCAGCGCGAGGCGCTGGCCAGTTACGGGGAAGGAAAGTGAGATTAGCTCACTGACCGCGGCGTCGCCGGATAAAGACGAAGCCCAGGGCGGAGACGCCGCAAAGTTCGGCATAGGTGGCCGGCTCCGGCACGGCTGGCGACGTGGGGGTGCTGCGAATGGAATCGAGAAGCACGGTGCCACCTCCGGACGTGAAATATTGGTCATGCACCGCAATCGTCCAATCGGTCGTGGCGTTCGATGGCGTGAAGGTGCCGGACAGACCGCCGGTAAAATCGGTGAACGTCGCCGACGTATTTGAGAACTGGACGACGTAGCTGGCGGTGGTGGCGTCGATGGCCATCGTTGAAAAGGTCACCACCAAACCGCTCAGGGCGCTCGTGTCGGACCAGTTCCATGAGGCCAGGGTCTGGCCGTTCGCCCAGATTGACGCCGTGGTGGCGGGGTTCGTCATGTGGTCGCGGTAAAAGACGGAAACCCCAAAGCCAGCTCCCGGGAGGAAGTGATTATCGCCGTCATAATTCGGCCGGTAGC harbors:
- a CDS encoding heparinase II/III domain-containing protein, coding for MRVTPINSAEAVFEAFFDEQLSELSRWTADVPGVSGFKLTQSWAFVIVNWERPAADGLVLRLHRRFAPELDCTAYDRLLVAINLPEDSVITLAAETDAGPRRRVGTPCGATRHEEWLALDGARRIHALTVEVRSPRAAAGSAWLLWFGLQHTERLTFHLAQWEGYDETWEKYLQPAEFEPTFQPAYGLLIDAEELDAVRREFADSAVTRELRAVGEIARAVQPESMIAETMNFWNYNGFRRERQMGWMLTWHGAFAAQASVMWRDKDLGRRAARFALSMAHCTYWEDSFFAQLRGSTWEQRGFVQATATWDCAVILDLCGEWFTPLGRELILRRIATEAHGAMSQASWWWEYMYHTNQIAWITPARLYGLLVLEQTMPARGEGFPKPAASRVAPHTDIAWANLQENLEHALLPDGGYVEGSTYFTWVARQAVVSALLYGRGRGRNARELVPPALLRTERLAEMLLSTDDGQDMLLTGDAMFAFGEALTFLAWLMPRSHWVTIYRKSRRRSGVAPLLMALRLDREIPAEGPELAPFLEMKDTGMMASVRRLEGELVKLFILGNKAGGDHQHEDKGSFVLECAGDSFAFDFGVMDYANPVTELMKQAQRHNMLTPWSEDVRPKPANPISADVKPQGGGDATAFHATIDATPGWEEWFTKWQRTWDSPTPDELVITDEWTVAKGEGVVFHWTTRLPMALDGRRVTIEGRRAVAELTLPDDVEAVVEELPLLDPRRQATDDQRREMQQFGWQHARTQPRLTVRQRGRSGVLRIAVKLRLRAVT
- a CDS encoding PEP-CTERM sorting domain-containing protein (PEP-CTERM proteins occur, often in large numbers, in the proteomes of bacteria that also encode an exosortase, a predicted intramembrane cysteine proteinase. The presence of a PEP-CTERM domain at a protein's C-terminus predicts cleavage within the sorting domain, followed by covalent anchoring to some some component of the (usually Gram-negative) cell surface. Many PEP-CTERM proteins exhibit an unusual sequence composition that includes large numbers of potential glycosylation sites. Expression of one such protein has been shown restore the ability of a bacterium to form floc, a type of biofilm.); the encoded protein is MKILTIAALCGFSLVSTGLAQTTIIDNFDDGSISTNTHGTGSGFSLPGTAAPSESGGFANFNTGNDGNTVVIQSNDTLNPFQVGQWTTTQFTFGSINIESGNSLDRFVIGYRPNYDGDNHFLPGAGFGVSVFYRDHMTNPATTASIWANGQTLASWNWSDTSALSGLVVTFSTMAIDATTASYVVQFSNTSATFTDFTGGLSGTFTPSNATTDWTIAVHDQYFTSGGGTVLLDSIRSTPTSPAVPEPATYAELCGVSALGFVFIRRRRGQ